The following are from one region of the Streptomyces decoyicus genome:
- the glpK gene encoding glycerol kinase GlpK, giving the protein MTHARTAGPFIAAIDQGTTSSRCIIFDRDSRIVSIDQKEHEQIFPLPGWVEHDASEIWTNVEEVVAGALDKAGITRGLRAIGVTNQRETTVLWDKKTGEPVHNAIVWQDTRTDALCKELGGDVGQDRFRHATGLPLTSYFSGPKIRWLLDNVAGLRERAERGEILFGTMDSWVIWNLTGGPSCGVHVTDVTNASRTMLMNLHTLEWDERLLAAMDIPAAILPRIRSSAEVYGMAGGALYGVPVASALGDQQAALFGQTCFSEGEAKATYGTGTFLLMNTGRRPVHSHNGLLTTVGHRIGRRAPVYALEGSIAVTGSLVQWMRDQLGLIGTAAEIETLASSVGDNGGCYIVPAFSGLFAPYWRSDARGVITGLTRYVTKQHIARAVLEATAWQTREIVNAMHKDSGVALTSLNVDGGMTSNNLLMQTISDVLDAPVVRPMVAETTCLGAAYAAGLAVGFWPDTDELRANWRRAAEWTPRMDAIERDHAYKLWLKAVKRTTGWIEEEH; this is encoded by the coding sequence GTGACCCACGCGCGAACCGCCGGCCCGTTCATCGCCGCGATCGACCAGGGCACCACGTCAAGCCGATGCATCATCTTCGACCGGGACAGTCGGATCGTCTCCATCGACCAGAAGGAGCACGAGCAGATCTTCCCCCTGCCGGGCTGGGTGGAGCACGATGCCAGCGAGATCTGGACCAACGTCGAGGAGGTCGTCGCCGGCGCCCTCGACAAAGCCGGGATCACCCGCGGCCTCAGAGCGATCGGCGTCACCAACCAGCGCGAGACCACCGTCCTCTGGGACAAGAAGACCGGCGAGCCGGTGCACAACGCCATCGTCTGGCAGGACACCCGCACCGACGCGCTGTGCAAGGAGCTCGGCGGCGACGTCGGCCAGGACCGGTTCCGCCACGCGACCGGCCTGCCGCTGACCTCCTACTTCTCCGGCCCCAAGATCCGCTGGCTGCTGGACAACGTCGCCGGCCTGCGCGAGCGCGCCGAGCGCGGCGAGATCCTCTTCGGGACCATGGACTCCTGGGTCATCTGGAACCTCACCGGCGGCCCGTCCTGCGGCGTCCACGTCACCGACGTCACCAACGCCTCGCGCACCATGCTCATGAACCTGCACACCCTGGAGTGGGACGAGCGCCTCCTCGCCGCCATGGATATCCCGGCCGCCATCCTGCCGCGGATCCGCTCCTCCGCCGAGGTGTACGGCATGGCCGGCGGAGCCCTCTACGGCGTGCCGGTCGCCTCCGCGCTCGGCGACCAGCAGGCGGCGCTGTTCGGCCAGACCTGCTTCTCCGAAGGCGAGGCCAAGGCCACGTACGGCACCGGCACCTTCCTGCTGATGAACACCGGCCGCCGGCCCGTCCACTCCCACAACGGGCTGCTGACCACGGTCGGCCACCGGATCGGCCGGCGAGCGCCGGTCTACGCGCTGGAGGGCTCCATCGCGGTCACCGGCTCGCTGGTCCAGTGGATGCGCGACCAGCTGGGCCTGATCGGCACCGCCGCGGAGATCGAGACGCTGGCGAGCTCGGTGGGGGACAACGGCGGCTGCTACATCGTCCCTGCCTTCTCCGGCCTGTTCGCCCCGTACTGGCGCTCCGACGCCCGCGGCGTGATCACGGGCCTGACCCGCTACGTCACCAAGCAGCACATCGCCCGCGCCGTGCTCGAGGCCACCGCATGGCAGACCCGCGAGATCGTCAACGCGATGCACAAGGACTCCGGCGTTGCCCTGACCTCACTGAACGTCGACGGCGGCATGACCTCCAACAACCTGCTGATGCAGACCATCTCGGACGTCCTGGACGCCCCTGTGGTGCGCCCGATGGTCGCCGAGACGACCTGCCTCGGCGCTGCCTACGCGGCCGGACTGGCCGTCGGCTTCTGGCCGGACACCGACGAACTGCGCGCCAACTGGCGCCGCGCCGCCGAGTGGACGCCCCGGATGGACGCGATCGAACGCGACCACGCATACAAACTCTGGCTCAAGGCGGTCAAGCGGACCACGGGCTGGATCGAAGAGGAGCACTGA